One stretch of Clavibacter michiganensis DNA includes these proteins:
- a CDS encoding FUSC family protein, which yields MTSSPVPRPPSTRTLDLEAAMRASVGLLVPLVVLLAIDRLDLALYASFGAFTGLYGRNERYRLRLASVGAGAAMMLVAITTGVLLSLADAPLALEAVGLAIVLGGASLVSTAMSLVPPHPLFPVFGLVVCAAVPVDGAQARDALVTAVAAILFSAGVCMSGWLLRRWAPDAQAHRFRALPRIPVRDAAVHRDPAAWTAVVANVVGALVAGAIAVALGLGHHYWAVVTLVAVLPVVRGPLSFTRVAHRVLGTLAGSVVAAGILALHLPAPAVIAVAVACQFAAEIAVGRHYGVALVFITPLALVMGGLGRTLPVLPLVADRVVDTVVGAGVGVVVILVLRALAARRQRRTALGPV from the coding sequence GTGACGTCATCGCCCGTCCCCCGGCCGCCGTCGACCCGGACGCTCGACCTCGAGGCCGCGATGCGCGCGAGCGTCGGCCTGCTCGTGCCGCTGGTGGTGCTGCTCGCGATCGACCGGCTCGACCTCGCGCTCTACGCGTCGTTCGGCGCCTTCACCGGGCTCTACGGGCGCAACGAGCGCTACCGGCTGAGGCTCGCGAGCGTGGGCGCCGGTGCCGCGATGATGCTCGTCGCGATCACCACGGGCGTGCTCCTGTCGCTCGCCGACGCGCCGCTCGCGCTCGAGGCCGTGGGCCTCGCGATCGTGCTGGGCGGGGCGTCGCTCGTGTCGACGGCGATGAGCCTGGTGCCGCCGCATCCGCTGTTCCCCGTGTTCGGGCTGGTCGTCTGCGCGGCCGTGCCGGTGGACGGCGCCCAGGCGCGCGACGCGCTCGTGACGGCGGTCGCCGCGATCCTCTTCTCCGCGGGCGTGTGCATGTCCGGCTGGCTGCTCCGGCGGTGGGCGCCGGACGCGCAGGCGCACCGCTTCCGGGCGCTGCCTCGGATCCCCGTGCGCGACGCCGCCGTGCACCGCGACCCCGCCGCGTGGACCGCGGTCGTCGCGAACGTCGTCGGCGCGCTCGTGGCGGGCGCGATCGCGGTGGCCCTCGGGCTCGGGCACCACTACTGGGCGGTCGTGACGCTCGTCGCCGTGCTGCCGGTGGTGCGCGGGCCGCTGTCCTTCACGCGCGTCGCGCACCGGGTGCTCGGGACGCTCGCCGGGTCGGTCGTGGCCGCGGGGATCCTCGCGCTGCACCTGCCGGCGCCTGCCGTGATCGCCGTCGCCGTCGCGTGCCAGTTCGCCGCCGAGATCGCGGTGGGGCGGCACTACGGAGTGGCGCTCGTCTTCATCACGCCGCTCGCGCTCGTGATGGGCGGCCTCGGCCGGACGCTGCCGGTGCTGCCGCTCGTGGCCGACCGGGTGGTCGACACGGTCGTGGGTGCCGGCGTCGGCGTGGTCGTGATCCTCGTGCTGCGGGCGCTGGCGGCGCGGCGTCAGCGGCGGACGGCCCTCGGACCGGTCTGA
- a CDS encoding DUF2256 and DUF3253 domain-containing protein, which yields MAHRASNTKERVPEPKTCASCGRTIEWRKKWERDWDEVRYCSDACRRRGVSDVDARLERRILDLLAHRAGGATICPSEAARAESPDDWRDLMEPARRAARRLVDAGEVEITQKGSVVDPSTAKGPIRIRRRR from the coding sequence ATGGCGCACCGGGCATCGAACACGAAGGAGCGCGTCCCCGAGCCCAAGACCTGCGCCTCGTGCGGTCGCACCATCGAGTGGCGCAAGAAGTGGGAGCGCGACTGGGACGAGGTGCGCTACTGCAGCGACGCGTGCCGGCGCCGTGGCGTCAGCGACGTCGACGCGCGGCTCGAGCGGCGGATCCTCGACCTCCTCGCGCACCGCGCCGGCGGCGCCACCATCTGCCCGTCGGAGGCCGCCCGCGCGGAGTCCCCCGACGACTGGCGCGACCTCATGGAGCCGGCCCGCCGCGCGGCCCGGCGGCTCGTCGACGCGGGCGAGGTGGAGATCACGCAGAAGGGGTCGGTCGTCGATCCCTCCACGGCCAAGGGGCCCATCCGGATCCGCCGTCGCCGCTGA
- a CDS encoding efflux RND transporter permease subunit: MHLLSVFSLRNRALIALITIVIGVFGGIALTTLKQELIPSVSFPQLAVVTAYPGASPAVVDTDVSTPIERAIQAVPGLESSTATSRTDSSVISASFTYGTDLATAEQKIDQAINRIRTTLPDGIDPVVIAGSIDDLPVIQIAVTSDLSPQDLTAALERSTLADIRKLAGVRDASLLGTVGQRVVITPDPAKVQAAGLSNQAIRDALDANGSLLPAGSVTEDGTTLSVQSGTRLGSTQDLASLPLLGAAGGRQLTIGDVALVELGQDPTTGISRVDGQPSLTIAVTKTPAGNTVDVSHLVTQLLPQLSEDLGSNTKFTVVFDQAPFIEQSISSLTTEGLLGLVFAVLVILVFLMSIRSTIVTAISIPASVLITFIGMLASGYTLNIITLGALTIAVGRVVDDSIVVIENIKRHLSFTPDRLEAIRAAVREVAGAVTASTATTVAVFLPIALVGDITGELFRPFALTVTIALAASLFVALTIVPVLAYWFLRPEGESRRARRKAAAAAAAETTRTGAHAAVRGSVDDRGRSGRRARGSHAADGQSEGQSGGEGLGAPTRLQRGYRPILAWTLKHSAVTLILAILVLGGTVALIPSMKTNFLGDSGQNTLTVSQELPSDTSLEAQDTAATKVEQALIGVSGVETVQTSIGSDSTSLTSAFGGGGGITFALTTDADADQDAIRERVRTAVDGLTDVGDVSLAAASGGFSSSDIEVQITANDADDLKTSADAILAAVKDIPSIEQATSNLSETQPYIAVTVDRAKAAAAGLSEQAVGGIVTASRLPAAVGQVVIDEKTLSIYIQDPDAAQSLQGLRDFSIPTARGLVPLSDLATVEVADGPATVTTTGGFRSATVSATPGSDDVGFASSEVSQAVADVQLPAGAQASLGGVASQQSDAFGQLGLAVLAAILIVYIIMVATFRSLIQPLVLLVSVPFAATGAVLLQVVTGIPLGVASIIGLLMLVGIVVTNAIVLIDLVNQYRTRGMGLREAILQGAGRRLRPILMTALATIFALLPLAIGLTGHGGFISQPLAIVVIGGLLSSTVLTLLVLPSLYSLVERAALRIRARGERKRAERGLPAGGSATTTEAGVAG; the protein is encoded by the coding sequence CTGCATCTCCTCTCCGTCTTCAGCCTCCGCAACCGGGCCCTGATCGCGCTCATCACGATCGTCATCGGGGTGTTCGGCGGCATCGCGCTGACGACGCTCAAGCAGGAGCTCATCCCGTCGGTGTCGTTCCCGCAGCTCGCGGTCGTCACGGCGTACCCGGGGGCGTCGCCCGCGGTCGTGGACACCGACGTGTCGACGCCGATCGAGCGCGCGATCCAGGCGGTGCCGGGCCTCGAGTCCTCCACCGCGACCTCGCGCACCGACTCGTCCGTCATCTCCGCGTCGTTCACGTACGGCACCGACCTCGCGACGGCCGAGCAGAAGATCGACCAGGCCATCAACCGGATCCGCACCACGCTGCCCGACGGCATCGACCCCGTGGTCATCGCGGGCAGCATCGACGACCTGCCGGTGATCCAGATCGCGGTCACGAGCGACCTCAGCCCGCAGGACCTCACGGCCGCGCTCGAGCGCTCGACCCTCGCCGACATCCGCAAGCTCGCGGGCGTCCGCGACGCGAGCCTGCTCGGCACGGTCGGGCAGCGCGTGGTCATCACGCCGGACCCCGCGAAGGTGCAGGCGGCGGGCCTCAGCAACCAGGCGATCCGCGACGCGCTCGACGCGAACGGCTCGCTCCTGCCCGCGGGCTCGGTGACGGAGGACGGCACGACGCTGTCGGTGCAGTCGGGCACGCGCCTCGGATCCACCCAGGACCTCGCGTCGCTGCCGCTCCTGGGCGCCGCGGGCGGGCGGCAGCTCACGATCGGCGACGTCGCCCTCGTGGAGCTCGGCCAGGATCCGACCACCGGCATCTCGCGCGTCGACGGCCAGCCGTCGCTCACCATCGCCGTGACGAAGACGCCCGCGGGCAACACGGTCGACGTCTCGCACCTCGTCACCCAGCTCCTGCCGCAGCTGTCGGAGGACTTGGGGAGCAACACCAAGTTCACGGTCGTGTTCGACCAGGCGCCCTTCATCGAGCAGTCGATCTCGAGCCTGACCACCGAGGGCCTGCTCGGCCTCGTGTTCGCGGTGCTCGTGATCCTCGTGTTCCTGATGTCGATCCGGTCCACGATCGTCACCGCGATCTCCATCCCGGCCTCGGTGCTCATCACCTTCATCGGGATGCTCGCCTCCGGCTACACGCTCAACATCATCACGCTCGGCGCGCTCACGATCGCGGTCGGGCGCGTGGTGGACGACTCGATCGTGGTGATCGAGAACATCAAGCGGCACCTCTCCTTCACGCCCGACCGGCTCGAGGCGATCCGCGCCGCCGTTCGGGAGGTCGCGGGCGCGGTGACGGCGTCGACCGCCACGACCGTCGCGGTGTTCCTGCCGATCGCGCTCGTGGGCGACATCACGGGGGAGCTCTTCCGGCCCTTCGCGCTGACGGTGACCATCGCGCTCGCCGCGTCGCTGTTCGTCGCGCTGACGATCGTGCCGGTGCTCGCGTACTGGTTCCTGCGGCCGGAGGGCGAGTCGCGTCGGGCGCGCAGGAAGGCCGCCGCCGCGGCGGCCGCGGAGACCACGCGCACCGGCGCGCACGCGGCCGTCCGCGGATCCGTCGACGACCGCGGGCGGTCCGGCCGGCGGGCCCGCGGATCGCACGCCGCCGATGGCCAGAGCGAGGGCCAGAGCGGCGGCGAGGGCCTCGGCGCCCCGACGCGCCTCCAGCGCGGCTACCGGCCGATCCTCGCGTGGACGCTCAAGCACTCGGCCGTCACGCTGATCCTCGCGATCCTCGTGCTCGGCGGCACCGTGGCGCTCATCCCGAGCATGAAGACGAACTTCCTCGGCGACAGCGGGCAGAACACGCTCACCGTCTCGCAGGAGCTGCCGAGCGACACGAGCCTCGAGGCGCAGGACACCGCGGCCACGAAGGTCGAGCAGGCCCTCATCGGCGTGTCCGGCGTCGAGACCGTGCAGACCTCGATCGGCTCGGACAGCACCTCTCTCACGTCGGCCTTCGGGGGCGGCGGCGGGATCACGTTCGCGCTGACCACCGACGCCGACGCCGACCAGGACGCGATCCGCGAGCGCGTGCGCACGGCGGTCGACGGCCTCACCGACGTGGGCGACGTGTCGCTCGCGGCGGCCTCGGGCGGGTTCTCCTCGAGCGACATCGAGGTGCAGATCACCGCGAACGACGCCGACGACCTGAAGACGTCGGCCGACGCGATCCTGGCCGCCGTGAAGGACATCCCCTCGATCGAGCAGGCCACGAGCAACCTCTCCGAGACGCAGCCGTACATCGCCGTGACGGTCGACCGGGCGAAGGCCGCGGCCGCCGGGCTCAGCGAGCAGGCCGTGGGCGGCATCGTCACCGCGAGCCGACTCCCGGCCGCGGTCGGGCAGGTCGTGATCGACGAGAAGACGCTGTCCATCTACATCCAGGACCCGGACGCCGCGCAGAGCCTGCAGGGGCTGCGGGACTTCTCGATCCCCACCGCCCGCGGCCTCGTGCCGCTGAGCGACCTCGCGACCGTCGAGGTCGCCGACGGACCCGCGACCGTCACGACCACCGGCGGCTTCCGCAGCGCGACCGTGAGCGCGACGCCCGGTAGCGACGACGTGGGCTTCGCGTCGTCCGAGGTGTCGCAGGCCGTCGCCGACGTGCAGCTGCCGGCCGGCGCGCAGGCCTCCCTCGGCGGCGTCGCGTCGCAGCAGTCCGACGCGTTCGGGCAGCTCGGGCTCGCGGTGCTGGCGGCGATCCTGATCGTCTACATCATCATGGTGGCGACGTTCCGCAGCCTCATCCAGCCGCTCGTGCTGCTCGTCTCGGTGCCGTTCGCGGCGACCGGCGCGGTGCTGCTGCAGGTGGTGACGGGGATCCCGCTGGGCGTCGCGTCGATCATCGGCCTGCTGATGCTCGTGGGCATCGTGGTGACCAACGCGATCGTGCTCATCGACCTGGTGAACCAGTACCGGACGCGCGGCATGGGCCTGCGGGAGGCGATCCTGCAGGGCGCCGGGCGACGGCTCCGGCCCATCCTCATGACGGCGCTCGCGACGATCTTCGCGCTGCTGCCGCTCGCGATCGGCCTGACCGGGCACGGCGGGTTCATCTCGCAGCCGCTCGCGATCGTCGTGATCGGCGGCCTGCTGTCGTCGACCGTGCTCACGCTGCTCGTGCTCCCGTCGCTGTACTCGCTCGTGGAGCGCGCGGCGCTGCGGATCCGGGCGCGCGGCGAGCGGAAGCGGGCCGAGCGCGGGCTGCCGGCCGGCGGATCCGCGACGACGACCGAGGCCGGCGTCGCGGGCTGA
- a CDS encoding DEAD/DEAH box helicase produces MPYNNDSPRGAKRAPAGSRSPNHRGYNSDPAPKKQRWNADERAQRSGQDDRPQRGGAARPARGGDRPNWEPRAERPAGRGERPAYGDRPNRAGQRPERGDARPQRGERPSYGGGNDRGQRSERPSYGAERGQRSERPSYGNARPDRGGERSERPSYNDRAPRGDRPSYGNDRPQRSERPAYNDRPARSERPSYNDRAERPSYGDRAQRSERPAYNVRAERPSYNDRNARTERPAYNDRPARTERPSYNDSRPARTERPSYGDRAERSERPSYNDSRPARTERPSYGDRPARTERPSYGDRPQRSERPSYGDRPQRSERPSYDDARPKRDSDFYPSKEGAPRHAPAEDVVLERLEAQATTAKDVDGVTFAALGLGQNIVRVLEELGAASPFPIQAATIPDVLAGRDVLGRGRTGSGKTIAFGAPLVERLLENDGAKNRKMGRKPRALILAPTRELAMQIDRTVQPIARSVGLFTTTIFGGVPQFKQVGALQRGVDILIATPGRLEDLIDQGRLDLSEIVVTVLDEADHMCDLGFLEPVQRILRQVKKDGQRLLFSATLDKGVATLVNEFLPSPSVHEVAGEDQASSTIDHRVLLIEQRDKAAIIEQLSSGEGKTLIFARTRAFAEQLADQLEDAGIPATSLHGDLNQARRTRNLQLLTSGKVRVLVATDVAARGIHVDDIGLVIQADAPDEYKSYLHRAGRTGRAGKQGTVVTLITKARRRRMDDLLGRAEITATTVMAAAGDRVIADLARV; encoded by the coding sequence ATGCCCTACAACAACGACTCCCCGCGCGGCGCCAAGCGCGCCCCCGCGGGATCCCGCAGCCCGAACCACCGCGGCTACAACTCCGATCCCGCGCCCAAGAAGCAGCGCTGGAACGCCGACGAGCGCGCCCAGCGCTCCGGCCAGGACGACCGTCCCCAGCGCGGCGGCGCAGCGCGCCCCGCGCGCGGCGGCGACCGCCCCAACTGGGAGCCCCGCGCCGAGCGCCCTGCCGGTCGCGGCGAGCGTCCCGCGTACGGCGACCGCCCCAACCGCGCCGGCCAGCGCCCCGAGCGCGGCGATGCCCGCCCGCAGCGCGGCGAGCGCCCCTCGTACGGCGGCGGCAACGACCGCGGCCAGCGCAGCGAGCGTCCCTCCTACGGCGCCGAGCGCGGCCAGCGCTCCGAGCGCCCGTCGTACGGGAACGCGCGTCCCGACCGTGGCGGCGAGCGCTCCGAGCGTCCCTCGTACAACGACCGCGCGCCGCGCGGCGACCGTCCGTCCTACGGGAACGACCGGCCGCAGCGGTCGGAGCGTCCCGCGTACAACGACCGTCCGGCTCGTTCGGAGCGTCCGTCGTACAACGACCGCGCCGAGCGTCCCTCGTACGGCGACCGCGCCCAGCGCAGCGAGCGCCCTGCGTACAACGTCCGTGCCGAGCGCCCGTCGTACAACGACCGGAACGCTCGCACCGAGCGTCCCGCGTACAACGACCGTCCCGCCCGCACCGAGCGCCCGTCCTACAACGACTCCCGGCCCGCCCGCACGGAGCGCCCGTCGTACGGTGACCGCGCCGAGCGATCCGAGCGTCCGTCGTACAACGACTCCCGCCCGGCCCGCACGGAGCGCCCGTCGTACGGCGACCGCCCGGCCCGCACCGAGCGTCCGTCGTACGGCGACCGGCCCCAGCGGTCCGAGCGCCCCTCCTACGGCGACCGCCCCCAGCGCAGCGAGCGCCCGTCCTACGACGACGCCCGCCCCAAGCGCGACAGCGACTTCTACCCGAGCAAGGAGGGCGCCCCGCGCCACGCTCCCGCCGAGGACGTCGTGCTCGAGCGCCTCGAGGCCCAGGCCACCACGGCCAAGGACGTCGACGGCGTGACCTTCGCCGCGCTCGGCCTCGGCCAGAACATCGTCCGCGTGCTCGAGGAGCTGGGTGCGGCGAGCCCGTTCCCGATCCAGGCCGCCACGATCCCCGACGTGCTCGCGGGTCGCGACGTGCTCGGCCGCGGCCGCACCGGATCCGGCAAGACCATCGCGTTCGGCGCGCCCCTCGTGGAGCGCCTGCTCGAGAACGACGGCGCGAAGAACCGCAAGATGGGCCGCAAGCCCCGCGCGCTGATCCTCGCCCCGACGCGCGAGCTCGCCATGCAGATCGACCGCACGGTGCAGCCCATCGCCCGCTCGGTGGGCCTGTTCACCACCACGATCTTCGGCGGCGTGCCGCAGTTCAAGCAGGTCGGTGCGCTGCAGCGCGGCGTCGACATCCTCATCGCGACCCCCGGCCGCCTCGAGGACCTCATCGACCAGGGCCGCCTCGACCTCTCGGAGATCGTCGTCACCGTGCTCGACGAGGCCGACCACATGTGCGACCTCGGCTTCCTCGAGCCCGTGCAGCGGATCCTCCGCCAGGTGAAGAAGGACGGCCAGCGCCTGCTCTTCTCCGCCACGCTCGACAAGGGCGTCGCGACGCTCGTCAACGAGTTCCTGCCGTCGCCCAGCGTCCACGAGGTCGCGGGCGAGGACCAGGCGTCGTCGACCATCGACCACCGCGTGCTCCTCATCGAGCAGCGCGACAAGGCCGCGATCATCGAGCAGCTCAGCTCGGGCGAGGGCAAGACGCTGATCTTCGCCCGCACCCGCGCGTTCGCCGAGCAGCTCGCCGACCAGCTCGAGGACGCCGGCATCCCGGCCACGTCGCTGCACGGCGACCTCAACCAGGCGCGCCGCACGCGCAACCTGCAGCTCCTCACGAGCGGCAAGGTCCGCGTGCTCGTGGCCACCGACGTCGCCGCCCGCGGCATCCACGTGGACGACATCGGGCTGGTCATCCAGGCCGACGCGCCCGACGAGTACAAGAGCTACCTCCACCGCGCCGGCCGCACGGGCCGCGCGGGCAAGCAGGGCACCGTCGTGACGCTGATCACGAAGGCCCGCCGTCGTCGCATGGACGACCTCCTGGGTCGCGCCGAGATCACGGCCACGACGGTCATGGCCGCTGCCGGGGACCGCGTCATCGCGGACCTCGCGCGCGTCTAG
- a CDS encoding GNAT family N-acetyltransferase: MPDRIRLLTPDDASALSELRLRDRAHLAPWEPIRDPDHDTPAGQRADLEAALALHARGQGVPLAILDDDGSVAGRINLNTVVRGAFESCSVGYWLAADRTGRGLATGAVRAAVDLSFGELGLHRVEAGTLVHNAASQAVLSRAGFTRYGLAPRYLRIAGEWQDHVLFQRLADDPPV; encoded by the coding sequence GTGCCCGACCGGATCCGCCTGCTCACGCCCGACGACGCCTCCGCGCTCTCCGAGCTGCGCCTGCGGGACCGTGCGCACCTCGCGCCGTGGGAGCCGATCCGGGACCCGGACCACGACACCCCCGCCGGCCAGCGCGCCGACCTCGAGGCGGCGCTCGCGCTGCACGCGCGCGGGCAGGGCGTGCCGCTCGCAATCCTCGACGACGACGGATCCGTGGCCGGGCGCATCAACCTGAACACCGTCGTCCGCGGCGCGTTCGAGTCGTGCTCTGTGGGGTACTGGCTCGCGGCGGATCGCACCGGCCGCGGGCTCGCGACCGGGGCGGTGCGCGCGGCGGTGGACCTTTCGTTCGGCGAGCTCGGGCTGCACCGGGTCGAGGCGGGCACGCTCGTGCACAACGCCGCGTCGCAGGCCGTGCTCAGCCGCGCGGGGTTCACGCGATACGGGCTCGCGCCGCGCTACCTCCGCATCGCGGGGGAGTGGCAGGACCACGTGCTGTTCCAGCGGCTGGCGGACGACCCGCCGGTCTGA
- a CDS encoding GNAT family N-acetyltransferase, translating into MQIRPATDADWPLIHPFYREIVDAGRTYALPAGQSLEEARPHWMAEAPARTFVAVDDDGTVLGSAKAGPNRPGRGAHVATGSFLVDPAHAGRGVGRALGEFVLAWARAEGYRAIQFNAVVETNHAAVHLWRSLGFRIIGTVPGAFDHADDGLVGLHVMHLPLD; encoded by the coding sequence ATGCAGATCCGCCCCGCCACGGACGCCGACTGGCCCCTGATCCACCCCTTCTACCGGGAGATCGTCGACGCCGGCCGGACCTACGCGCTGCCGGCCGGGCAGTCGCTCGAGGAGGCGCGGCCGCACTGGATGGCGGAGGCGCCGGCCCGCACCTTCGTGGCGGTGGACGATGACGGCACGGTGCTCGGATCCGCCAAGGCCGGCCCGAACCGCCCGGGCCGCGGCGCGCACGTGGCGACGGGCTCGTTCCTCGTGGATCCCGCGCACGCCGGCCGAGGCGTCGGCCGCGCGCTCGGCGAGTTCGTGTTGGCGTGGGCGCGCGCGGAGGGCTACCGGGCGATCCAGTTCAACGCCGTCGTGGAGACGAACCACGCCGCGGTGCACCTGTGGCGGTCGCTGGGGTTCCGGATCATCGGCACCGTCCCCGGGGCGTTCGACCACGCCGACGACGGGCTGGTCGGCCTGCACGTGATGCACCTGCCGCTCGACTGA
- the iolC gene encoding 5-dehydro-2-deoxygluconokinase — MSPAMNAVPASTPIHDVITIGRVGVDLYPLQDGVGLEDVETFGKYLGGSAANVAVAAARHGRSAALVSRVGDDPFGRYVTRELERLGVSAAFVPPVEDLPTPVTFCEIFPPDDFPLYFYRRPKAPDLCVEADALDRAAIQDARVYWSTVTGLSEEPSRSAHHAAWAARARRPLTVLDLDYRPMFWSSPADATREVGRALEHVTVAVGNREECEIAVGETDPLRAADALLDRGVELAIVKQGPKGVLAKTRDETVEVPPYPVEVVNGLGAGDGFGGALVHGLLAGWDLERILRFANVAGAIVASRRECSTAMPTTAEVEAVLAGLR, encoded by the coding sequence ATGAGCCCTGCCATGAACGCAGTCCCCGCCTCGACCCCGATCCACGACGTGATCACCATCGGCCGCGTCGGCGTCGACCTCTACCCGCTCCAGGACGGCGTGGGCCTCGAAGACGTCGAGACGTTCGGCAAGTACCTCGGCGGGAGCGCGGCCAACGTCGCGGTCGCGGCCGCCCGGCACGGCAGGTCCGCCGCCCTCGTCTCGCGCGTCGGCGACGACCCGTTCGGCCGGTACGTGACGCGGGAGCTCGAGCGCCTCGGCGTCTCCGCGGCCTTCGTGCCCCCGGTCGAGGACCTGCCGACGCCCGTCACCTTCTGCGAGATCTTCCCGCCCGACGACTTCCCGCTCTACTTCTACCGCCGTCCGAAGGCGCCCGACCTCTGCGTCGAGGCCGACGCGCTCGACCGGGCGGCGATCCAGGACGCGCGCGTCTACTGGTCGACCGTCACGGGACTGAGCGAGGAGCCGAGCCGATCCGCGCACCACGCCGCGTGGGCCGCCCGCGCGCGCCGGCCGCTCACGGTGCTCGACCTCGACTACCGGCCGATGTTCTGGTCGTCGCCCGCGGACGCGACCCGCGAGGTCGGCCGGGCGCTCGAGCACGTGACCGTCGCCGTCGGCAACCGCGAGGAGTGCGAGATCGCCGTGGGGGAGACGGATCCGCTGCGGGCCGCCGACGCGCTGCTCGACCGCGGCGTCGAGCTCGCCATCGTCAAGCAGGGGCCGAAGGGCGTGCTCGCCAAGACGCGCGACGAGACCGTGGAGGTGCCGCCGTACCCGGTCGAGGTCGTCAACGGGCTCGGCGCGGGCGACGGCTTCGGCGGCGCGCTCGTGCACGGTCTGCTCGCCGGATGGGACCTCGAGCGGATCCTGCGCTTCGCCAACGTCGCGGGCGCCATCGTCGCCTCCCGCCGCGAGTGCTCGACCGCCATGCCGACGACCGCCGAGGTCGAGGCCGTGCTGGCAGGTCTCCGGTGA
- a CDS encoding class I fructose-bisphosphate aldolase, producing MTAVDATRAPAEALRAGDLPGALQAIRDLRATDPEAVARALAGRVRRPLIRDDGRLLIVAADHPARGALGVGDDPMALADRDGLLAGLATALTRDGVDGVLGTPDIVDDLALLGLLDDKVVVGSMNRGGLRGATFEMDDRFTAYDVPGIVRDGLDFAKTLVRINLGDAGTARTLEANARAVDDAVRAGLPIMLEPFMSAWQEGRIVNDLTPDAVITSIAVASGLGSSSARTWMKLPVVDDMARVMAATTLPTLLLGGDPQGASEDTWAGWEHALGLPGVRGLVVGRALIHPADGDVARAVDQAVDLVHGRARP from the coding sequence GTGACCGCGGTCGACGCGACCCGGGCACCCGCGGAGGCGCTCCGCGCGGGCGACCTCCCCGGAGCCCTCCAGGCCATCCGGGACCTGCGCGCCACGGATCCCGAAGCCGTCGCCCGCGCGCTCGCCGGCCGCGTCCGCCGCCCGCTGATCCGCGACGACGGCCGCCTCCTCATCGTCGCCGCCGACCACCCCGCCCGCGGCGCGCTCGGCGTCGGCGACGACCCGATGGCCCTCGCCGACCGCGACGGGCTGCTCGCCGGCCTCGCCACGGCCCTCACGCGCGACGGGGTCGACGGCGTGCTCGGCACCCCGGACATCGTCGACGACCTCGCGCTCCTCGGCCTCCTCGACGACAAGGTCGTGGTCGGATCCATGAACCGCGGCGGACTCCGTGGCGCGACGTTCGAGATGGACGACCGCTTCACGGCCTACGACGTCCCGGGGATCGTGCGCGACGGCCTCGACTTCGCGAAGACGCTCGTGCGGATCAACCTCGGCGACGCCGGAACCGCCCGCACCCTCGAGGCCAACGCCCGCGCGGTCGACGACGCGGTGCGCGCCGGCCTGCCGATCATGCTGGAGCCGTTCATGAGCGCGTGGCAGGAGGGCCGGATCGTCAACGACCTCACGCCCGACGCCGTCATCACCTCGATCGCGGTGGCGTCGGGCCTCGGCTCGTCGTCCGCGCGCACGTGGATGAAGCTGCCGGTCGTCGACGACATGGCCCGCGTCATGGCCGCGACCACGCTGCCCACGCTCCTGCTCGGCGGCGATCCGCAGGGCGCGAGCGAGGACACCTGGGCCGGCTGGGAGCACGCGCTCGGCCTCCCCGGCGTGCGCGGCCTCGTCGTCGGCCGCGCGCTCATCCACCCCGCCGACGGCGACGTCGCGCGCGCGGTCGACCAGGCCGTCGACCTCGTGCACGGCCGCGCCCGCCCCTGA